One genomic segment of Impatiens glandulifera chromosome 6, dImpGla2.1, whole genome shotgun sequence includes these proteins:
- the LOC124942029 gene encoding protein SRC2 homolog: MEYRKLDITVISADGLKDVGLLSKMDVYVTVFLSDDPRSKCRTPVDKDGGKSPKWNHKLNLYVYEHSLSHNPSLIFNIRADRIISDKDIGEVVVPIKELLESSTSDSSERVVEYAVHTSKGKPKGTLKFAYKFGEKSTQSVPEFKTAEPMAAYPAYTGGPSAGYGGPPPVYGTAHAYQAGPPPPQGYGYPQQAAYGYPPQQQGYGGYPPQQGYGGYPPQQGYGGYQQPQKKKNNMGLGLGLGAGLLGGLLVGDMISDMGDSSGGFDGGFDF; encoded by the exons ATGGAATATCGTAAACTAGATATCACGGTGATCTCCGCCGACGGTCTGAAAGACGTAGGTCTTCTCTCCAAGATGGACGTTTATGTCACCGTCTTTCTCTCCGACGATCCTCGTAGCAAGTGCCGTACTCCGGTCGATAAAGACGGTGGAAAATCTCCAAAATGGAATCACAAATTGAATCTCTATGTATACGAACATTCTCTATCGCACAATCCATCACTCATCTTCAATATTCGCGCCGATCGGATCATTTCCGATAAGGATATTGGCGAAGTCGTTGTTCCTATCAAGGAACTTCTCGAATCTTCTACCTCCGATTCGTCAGAACGCGTCGTTGAATATGCG GTTCATACATCTAAGGGAAAACCGAAAGGAACATTGAAATTTGCTTACAAATTCGGTGAGAAATCAACACAATCGGTGCCGGAATTCAAGACTGCTGAACCAATGGCTGCTTATCCAGCTTATACAGGTGGTCCTAGTGCAGGTTATGGTGGTCCGCCGCCTGTTTATGGAACTGCACATGCATATCAAGCAGGACCTCCTCCACCGCAAGGATATGGTTATCCACAACAGGCAGCTTATGGTTATCCTCCTCAACAACAGGGTTATGGTGGCTATCCACCACAACAGGGATATGGTGGGTATCCACCACAACAGGGATATGGTGGATATCAACAACcacagaagaagaaaaataatatggGGTTAGGGTTAGGATTGGGAGCTGGTTTATTGGGAGGATTGTTGGTTGGAGATATGATTTCAGATATGGGTGATTCTTCTGGTGGGTTTGATGGtgggtttgatttttga